One window from the genome of Streptomyces sp. WZ-12 encodes:
- a CDS encoding TetR/AcrR family transcriptional regulator, with protein MTVTRGRAGLSTERVVRAGAELADEIGFDRVTPTELARRFDVKTASLYAHIKNLQDLRTRIALHALEELADLASAAMAGRAGKDALAAFADVCRDYARQHPGRYAATQLRLDSATAAGSAAPKHSQMLRAILRGYDLAEPDQTHAVRLLGSVIHGYVSLEAAGGFSHSAPDTQETWSWLLHRLDALLKSRPTP; from the coding sequence ATGACTGTGACCCGAGGGCGCGCAGGGCTGAGCACGGAACGTGTGGTGCGGGCGGGGGCGGAACTCGCCGACGAGATCGGCTTCGACCGGGTGACCCCGACGGAGCTGGCCCGACGGTTCGACGTCAAGACCGCGAGCCTGTACGCGCACATCAAGAACCTCCAGGACCTCAGGACCCGGATCGCCCTGCACGCCCTGGAGGAACTCGCCGACCTGGCCTCGGCCGCCATGGCGGGGCGGGCCGGCAAGGACGCCCTGGCCGCCTTCGCCGACGTCTGCCGCGACTACGCCCGCCAACACCCCGGCCGCTACGCCGCCACCCAACTGCGCCTGGATTCCGCGACGGCAGCCGGCAGCGCCGCTCCCAAACACTCCCAGATGCTGCGGGCGATCCTGCGCGGCTACGACCTCGCCGAACCCGACCAGACGCACGCCGTCCGCCTCCTGGGCAGCGTCATCCACGGCTACGTCAGTCTGGAGGCGGCCGGCGGCTTCAGCCACAGCGCCCCCGACACCCAGGAAACCTGGTCATGGCTCCTCCACCGCCTCGACGCCCTGCTCAAGAGCCGGCCCACGCCTTGA
- a CDS encoding AMP-binding protein, translated as MPNAALPFRSFVDDILDSLGDTPAHEALVHQGRRITAGAFRDLVHRLAHALRSQGLKRGQTVTLLSGNLPEALAARYAANLLGCPVNHLYNKLSADSQSAIVRDVETQALIVDPAYAERAAQVTATAPVPHLLTLGAGTWGTDLLELAAAQSTEPVSGLARPEDICSIRHTGGTTGHPKGICTSFARAGRMPRTPDGQNAARPRQLVPTTLAHAAGLIADHLLAAGGTVVLLDDFDPGRVLAAIERERITHLYLLPPLLYQLVDHPHADRTDTSSLRQVIYGGCQSSPARIADAIRRFGPVLLQGYGQTEAGSISVLTPDDHDLNRPGRLRSAGKVLPDVEVAIRDSAGRDLPPGEHGEICVRSGHVMQGYWKQPELTAEVLRDGWLHTGDVGFLDDEGYLTLVDRIKDMIVVVGGHVYTTELEDLLNSHPEVLQSAVYGVRDADRTERVHATVVRAPGSEVGAGALRAMVRRERGAMFEPAYIAFADALPLTDAGKPDKRLLQSRAARQRPV; from the coding sequence ATGCCCAACGCCGCCCTGCCCTTCCGCTCCTTCGTGGACGACATCCTGGACTCGCTCGGGGACACCCCGGCCCACGAGGCGCTGGTCCACCAAGGGCGACGGATCACCGCCGGTGCGTTCCGTGACCTGGTCCACCGGTTGGCGCACGCGCTGCGCTCCCAGGGCCTGAAGCGCGGCCAGACCGTCACGCTGCTCAGTGGCAACCTCCCCGAGGCCCTGGCCGCACGCTATGCCGCCAACCTGCTCGGCTGCCCGGTCAACCACCTCTACAACAAGCTCTCCGCCGACTCCCAGTCCGCCATCGTGCGCGACGTGGAGACCCAGGCACTGATCGTGGACCCGGCGTACGCCGAGCGGGCCGCCCAAGTCACCGCCACGGCCCCGGTTCCGCACCTGCTGACCCTCGGCGCCGGCACGTGGGGAACCGATCTGTTGGAGTTGGCCGCCGCCCAGTCCACCGAGCCGGTCTCGGGACTGGCCCGCCCCGAGGACATCTGCTCCATCCGCCACACCGGCGGCACCACCGGCCACCCCAAGGGCATCTGCACCAGCTTCGCAAGGGCCGGCAGGATGCCCCGCACGCCCGACGGGCAAAATGCCGCCCGGCCACGGCAGTTGGTGCCCACCACCCTCGCCCATGCCGCCGGGCTGATCGCCGACCATCTGCTGGCGGCGGGCGGCACGGTGGTCCTGCTGGACGACTTCGACCCCGGCCGGGTGCTCGCCGCCATCGAACGCGAACGCATCACCCACCTCTACCTACTGCCGCCGCTGCTCTACCAACTCGTGGACCACCCGCACGCGGACCGCACCGACACCTCCAGCCTGCGCCAGGTGATCTACGGCGGGTGCCAGTCATCCCCGGCCCGCATCGCCGATGCCATCCGCCGCTTCGGCCCCGTTCTCCTGCAGGGCTACGGCCAGACCGAGGCCGGCAGCATCAGCGTCCTCACCCCCGACGACCACGACCTCAACCGCCCCGGGCGACTGCGCTCGGCGGGCAAGGTACTGCCCGACGTCGAGGTGGCGATCCGGGACTCCGCCGGCCGCGACCTGCCGCCCGGCGAGCACGGCGAAATCTGCGTCCGCTCCGGCCACGTCATGCAGGGTTACTGGAAGCAGCCCGAGCTGACCGCCGAGGTCCTCCGGGACGGCTGGCTGCACACCGGCGACGTCGGATTCCTGGACGACGAGGGCTACTTGACCCTCGTCGACCGGATCAAGGACATGATCGTCGTGGTCGGCGGCCACGTCTACACCACCGAGCTGGAGGACCTCCTCAACTCCCACCCGGAGGTGCTCCAGAGCGCCGTCTACGGCGTCCGCGACGCGGATCGGACGGAACGGGTGCACGCAACCGTGGTGCGGGCCCCGGGCTCCGAGGTGGGCGCGGGCGCACTACGGGCCATGGTCCGCCGGGAGCGCGGCGCGATGTTCGAACCGGCGTACATCGCCTTCGCCGACGCGCTGCCGCTGACCGACGCGGGCAAGCCCGACAAGAGGCTGCTGCAGTCACGCGCGGCACGGCAACGGCCCGTCTGA